From one Eucalyptus grandis isolate ANBG69807.140 chromosome 9, ASM1654582v1, whole genome shotgun sequence genomic stretch:
- the LOC120288241 gene encoding toll/interleukin-1 receptor-like protein, with protein sequence MLMKAIEELRIAIIVSSEDYASSKWCLEEVVKIMECKEQRNLTVLPVFYKVEPRVVRKGRMSYRRALNKHESNFRKDSEKVKRWKKALSNAGNLSGWHLNDEDESKLIQEIVKRISSHLDRAPLHVAKHRLG encoded by the exons ATGCTTATGAAGGCCATTGAAGAATTGCGCATCGCAATCATTGTTTCCTCCGAGGACTACGCTTCCTCAAAATGGTGCTTGGAAGAGGTGGTGAAAATtatggagtgcaaggagcaaAGGAACCTCACCGTTCTACCAGTCTTTTATAAAGTGGAACCAAGAGTAGTGAGAAAGGGAAGAATGAGTTATCGAAGAGCTCTGAATAAGCACGAGTCCAACTTTAGGAAGGATtcggagaaagtgaagagatggaagaaagcTCTTTCCAACGCTGGTAACTTGTCCGGTTGGCATTTGAATGATGA GGATGAGTCGAAGCTTATACAAGAAATTGTGAAACGGATCTCCAGCCATCTTGACCGAGCACCTTTGCATGTTGCTAAGCACCGGTTGGGATAG